One genomic window of Cupriavidus oxalaticus includes the following:
- the tatA gene encoding Sec-independent protein translocase subunit TatA: MGSFSIWHWLIVLVIVMLVFGTKKLRNIGQDLGGAVKGFKDGMKDGEDKEKSAQAAQSKELRDSTTIDVEAKEKSRQQQ, translated from the coding sequence ATGGGTTCGTTTAGCATTTGGCACTGGCTGATCGTGCTGGTGATCGTCATGCTTGTGTTTGGCACCAAGAAGCTGCGCAATATCGGCCAGGACCTGGGCGGCGCGGTCAAGGGTTTCAAGGATGGCATGAAGGACGGCGAAGACAAGGAAAAGTCGGCCCAGGCCGCCCAGTCCAAGGAACTGCGCGACTCCACCACTATCGACGTAGAAGCCAAGGAAAAGTCGCGCCAGCAGCAGTAA
- a CDS encoding histidine triad nucleotide-binding protein, translated as MNVQDNCIFCKIVAGRIPSRKVYEDDDMVAFHDIHPKAPVHLLVIPKSHVDSLADCGAGEGEVLARMMLKVPELARAAGCGNGFRTVINTGPDGGQEIYHLHLHVLGGPRHEWKGPLP; from the coding sequence ATGAACGTTCAGGATAATTGCATCTTCTGCAAGATCGTGGCCGGCCGGATACCGTCGCGCAAGGTGTACGAAGACGACGACATGGTGGCCTTTCACGATATCCATCCCAAGGCCCCGGTACACCTGCTGGTCATCCCCAAGTCGCATGTCGACTCGCTGGCCGATTGCGGCGCCGGCGAAGGGGAGGTGCTTGCTAGAATGATGCTGAAGGTGCCTGAACTGGCGCGCGCGGCAGGCTGTGGCAACGGCTTCCGGACGGTGATCAATACCGGGCCGGACGGCGGCCAGGAAATCTACCACCTGCATCTGCATGTGCTCGGTGGGCCGCGCCACGAGTGGAAGGGACCGCTGCCCTGA
- a CDS encoding DUF4870 family protein, whose product MANDYTAQVTGPSSEQQSSLRKLLHILYALYAIFWLTGGITALIAIIIDYVKRDDARGSLYASHFAWQIRSFWWSVAWAVLGGVLFATVVLMPLAFAVWAVLSLWMLYRIVKGWLYLNDSKPMYPDQQF is encoded by the coding sequence ATGGCGAACGACTATACCGCGCAGGTTACCGGCCCCAGCAGCGAACAGCAGAGCAGCCTGCGCAAGCTGCTGCATATCCTGTACGCGCTGTACGCGATCTTCTGGCTGACCGGCGGCATCACCGCGCTGATCGCTATCATCATCGACTACGTCAAGCGCGACGACGCGCGCGGTTCGCTGTATGCCTCGCACTTCGCATGGCAGATCCGCTCGTTCTGGTGGTCGGTGGCGTGGGCGGTGCTGGGCGGCGTGCTGTTCGCCACCGTGGTGCTGATGCCGCTGGCGTTTGCGGTGTGGGCCGTGCTGTCGCTGTGGATGCTGTATCGTATCGTCAAGGGCTGGCTGTACCTCAACGACAGCAAGCCGATGTACCCGGATCAGCAGTTCTGA
- a CDS encoding phosphoribosyl-ATP diphosphatase has product MSDTQPSSSDVLARVAEVLESRKPANGGDPAKSYVAKLYSKGDDAILKKIGEEATETVMAAKDARAAGHSGSEAGKLVYEVADLWFHTLVLLANFGLGPDDVVNELARREGLSGLEEKARRKEEG; this is encoded by the coding sequence ATGAGCGACACCCAACCGAGCAGCAGCGATGTGCTGGCACGCGTGGCCGAAGTGCTCGAATCGCGCAAGCCCGCCAATGGCGGCGACCCCGCCAAGTCCTATGTTGCCAAGCTGTACAGCAAGGGCGACGACGCGATCCTGAAGAAGATCGGCGAGGAAGCCACCGAGACCGTGATGGCGGCCAAGGACGCGCGCGCTGCCGGCCACAGCGGCAGCGAGGCCGGCAAGCTGGTCTATGAGGTGGCGGACCTGTGGTTCCACACCCTGGTGTTGCTGGCAAACTTCGGGCTGGGCCCGGACGACGTGGTCAACGAACTGGCACGGCGAGAAGGGCTCTCCGGCCTGGAAGAAAAAGCCCGGCGCAAGGAAGAGGGCTGA
- the hisI gene encoding phosphoribosyl-AMP cyclohydrolase, with protein MAKKWLNKVKWDDNGLVPVIVQEVGSNDVLMFAFMNRDALQRTVELGEAVFWSRSRKRLWHKGEESGHVQKVHEIRLDCDEDVVLLKVTQVDSIACHTGRHSCFFQKFEGDAEAGDWQTVEPVLKDPAQIYTKP; from the coding sequence ATGGCAAAGAAGTGGCTCAACAAGGTCAAGTGGGACGATAACGGCCTGGTGCCGGTGATCGTGCAGGAAGTGGGTTCGAACGACGTGCTGATGTTCGCGTTCATGAACCGCGACGCGCTGCAGCGCACCGTGGAACTGGGCGAGGCCGTGTTCTGGTCGCGCTCGCGCAAGCGCCTGTGGCACAAGGGCGAAGAGTCCGGCCACGTGCAGAAGGTGCATGAGATCCGCCTCGACTGCGACGAGGACGTGGTGCTGCTCAAGGTCACGCAGGTGGACAGCATCGCCTGCCATACCGGGCGCCATTCCTGCTTCTTCCAGAAATTCGAGGGCGATGCGGAGGCGGGTGACTGGCAGACCGTCGAGCCCGTGTTGAAAGACCCTGCACAGATCTATACCAAGCCATGA